In a single window of the Desulfatirhabdium butyrativorans DSM 18734 genome:
- the rpsM gene encoding 30S ribosomal protein S13: MARIAGVDLPKRKRIEIGLTYIFGVGRSTSKKILSKLNIDPNKKVDQLAESEVNDIRKAIDSEFKVEGELRSQISMSIKRLMDLGCYRGLRHRKSLPVNGQRTRTNARTRKGPRRSAVKKKVTAKK; the protein is encoded by the coding sequence TTGGCTAGAATCGCTGGAGTGGATTTACCAAAGCGGAAGCGCATTGAAATTGGATTGACCTATATTTTTGGTGTTGGCCGTTCAACTTCCAAAAAAATTCTCAGCAAGCTGAACATTGATCCGAACAAAAAGGTGGATCAACTGGCGGAATCTGAGGTCAACGACATTCGGAAAGCCATCGATAGTGAGTTCAAGGTAGAGGGAGAACTCAGAAGTCAAATATCTATGAGCATTAAAAGACTCATGGACCTTGGATGCTATCGTGGGCTTCGTCATCGAAAATCCCTGCCCGTCAATGGTCAGAGAACCCGGACCAATGCGAGGACCCGCAAAGGACCTCGACGATCAGCAGTCAAGAAAAAAGTTACTGCCAAGAAATAA
- the secY gene encoding preprotein translocase subunit SecY, with protein sequence MIGSGFQNIFRVPELKKRLFFTLALLVVYRVGVHIPVPGIDSIALAAFFAKAKGTLFGLFDMFSGGAFEKLSVFALGIMPYISSSIILQLLTVVVPHLERLSKEGEQGRKKITQYTRYGTVVLSAIQGFGISVGLESMVAPGGAPVVMIPGWAFRLMTVITLTAGTAFIMWLGEQITERGVGNGISLIIFAGIIVRIPNALSNSFHLLSTGELGIFMILIMLILMVVVVGVIIFMEQGQRRIPVQYAKRVVGRRLYGGQSTHLPLKINTSGVIPPIFASSIIMFPATIASFIHVPWVKQIADAVMPGKIAYELLFVGFIIFFCYFYTAVTFNPVDVSENMKKYGGFIPGIRPGKKTAEYIDRVLTRITLGGAIYVSAVCVLPSILISQFHVPFYFGGTALLIVVGVAIDTMAQMESHMISRNYEGFLKKGTGKIQGRR encoded by the coding sequence ATGATTGGAAGCGGATTTCAAAATATTTTCCGCGTTCCTGAATTGAAGAAGCGCCTTTTCTTCACACTGGCGCTTCTTGTCGTCTATCGTGTCGGGGTCCATATCCCTGTTCCCGGAATCGACAGCATCGCATTGGCAGCCTTTTTCGCAAAAGCCAAAGGAACCTTGTTTGGTTTGTTTGATATGTTTTCGGGCGGTGCTTTCGAGAAACTTTCCGTATTCGCATTGGGAATCATGCCGTACATCAGCAGCTCGATTATTCTTCAGTTGCTTACGGTCGTCGTTCCACATCTGGAAAGATTATCCAAGGAAGGCGAACAGGGAAGAAAGAAGATTACCCAATATACCCGATATGGAACCGTTGTTTTATCGGCCATCCAGGGGTTCGGAATCAGTGTTGGTCTGGAAAGTATGGTAGCGCCGGGAGGGGCGCCCGTCGTCATGATTCCTGGATGGGCATTTCGGCTGATGACTGTTATTACCCTGACCGCAGGAACTGCGTTTATCATGTGGCTAGGTGAACAGATCACCGAAAGAGGCGTGGGTAACGGCATATCGCTGATCATCTTTGCAGGAATTATCGTTCGGATTCCGAATGCATTGAGCAACTCCTTTCATTTATTGTCAACAGGTGAACTTGGAATTTTCATGATTTTGATCATGCTCATTCTCATGGTGGTTGTGGTAGGTGTGATCATTTTTATGGAGCAAGGGCAAAGACGCATTCCCGTGCAATATGCCAAGCGCGTCGTCGGAAGGCGTTTGTATGGTGGCCAGAGCACGCATCTGCCACTTAAAATTAATACTTCCGGGGTAATACCACCGATATTTGCCAGTTCCATCATCATGTTTCCAGCCACCATCGCCAGCTTTATCCATGTTCCCTGGGTCAAGCAGATTGCGGATGCTGTCATGCCTGGAAAGATTGCCTATGAATTGTTATTCGTCGGATTCATCATATTTTTCTGTTATTTCTATACGGCGGTCACCTTTAATCCGGTTGATGTTTCTGAAAACATGAAGAAATACGGAGGATTTATTCCAGGAATCCGACCTGGGAAGAAGACGGCAGAATATATTGACCGCGTGTTGACGAGGATAACCTTGGGTGGCGCAATCTATGTCTCGGCCGTATGTGTCCTACCTTCGATATTGATCTCACAGTTTCATGTACCATTCTATTTTGGCGGGACGGCTCTGCTGATTGTTGTTGGCGTTGCCATTGATACTATGGCGCAGATGGAATCGCACATGATATCTCGAAATTATGAAGGCTTTTTGAAGAAGGGTACTGGAAAGATTCAAGGAAGACGGTAA
- the rpsK gene encoding 30S ribosomal protein S11 produces the protein MAKRTKIKKKEKKNIPSGIVHIQSTFNNTIVSVTDPGGNVLSWSSAGVQGFKGSRKSTPFAAQMTAEDAVKKAMEFGMKNVDVFVKGPGAGRESALRSLQSAGLNILSIKDVTPIPHNGCRPPKRRRV, from the coding sequence ATGGCAAAGCGTACCAAGATCAAAAAAAAGGAAAAAAAGAACATCCCTAGCGGGATCGTTCATATTCAGTCAACTTTCAACAATACAATTGTCTCGGTGACGGATCCTGGAGGCAATGTGCTGTCCTGGTCAAGCGCCGGTGTTCAAGGGTTTAAAGGATCTCGGAAAAGTACTCCATTTGCAGCTCAGATGACTGCTGAAGATGCCGTAAAGAAAGCAATGGAGTTCGGCATGAAAAATGTGGATGTTTTTGTCAAAGGACCCGGGGCCGGAAGAGAATCCGCTCTGCGCTCACTTCAATCGGCAGGACTGAATATACTTTCGATCAAAGATGTGACGCCCATTCCCCATAATGGATGCAGACCACCTAAGAGAAGACGAGTTTGA
- the rpmJ gene encoding 50S ribosomal protein L36, with protein sequence MKVRASIKRICSKCKIVKRKGVLRVICENRRHKQRQG encoded by the coding sequence ATGAAAGTGAGAGCATCCATCAAACGAATATGCAGCAAGTGCAAAATTGTAAAAAGGAAAGGTGTTCTTCGGGTGATTTGCGAGAACAGAAGACACAAACAAAGGCAAGGCTAA
- the infA gene encoding translation initiation factor IF-1: MAKEEAIRVEGKVLETLPNAMFKVELENKHQILAHISGKMRMHFIKILPGDKVTVELSPYDLTRGRITYRAK, translated from the coding sequence ATGGCAAAGGAAGAGGCCATCCGAGTAGAAGGAAAGGTTCTCGAAACATTGCCCAATGCGATGTTTAAGGTTGAGCTGGAAAACAAACATCAGATTCTGGCGCACATTTCCGGAAAGATGCGGATGCACTTTATCAAAATTCTTCCAGGAGACAAGGTGACGGTTGAGCTTTCTCCTTACGATCTGACGAGAGGACGGATTACATACCGAGCTAAGTAA
- the rpsD gene encoding 30S ribosomal protein S4 — translation MARYTGSACRLCRRENQKLFLKGDRCYSDKCAFDKRGFPPGQHGQRRGRKVSDYGVQLREKQKVKRLYGLSEKQFRIFFERAERMKGVTGHNLLIMLERRLDNVLYRMGFSNSRSQSRQYLTHSHFLVNGKKVDIPSYQVKPGDVIELREKSRNIQSMVDSLDAVVRRGIPQWLETRKDSLSGQVKALPTREDITTPIQEQLIVELYSK, via the coding sequence TTGGCTCGATATACCGGTTCAGCGTGCAGATTGTGCAGAAGAGAAAATCAAAAACTGTTTTTGAAAGGAGATCGGTGCTATTCGGATAAATGTGCTTTTGATAAACGCGGATTTCCTCCGGGACAGCATGGACAGCGCAGAGGTCGAAAAGTATCGGATTATGGCGTCCAGTTGAGGGAGAAACAGAAAGTTAAACGATTGTACGGGTTATCCGAAAAACAGTTCAGGATTTTTTTCGAAAGAGCTGAACGAATGAAGGGTGTTACCGGTCACAATCTGTTGATCATGCTAGAGAGAAGGCTCGACAACGTCTTGTATCGGATGGGGTTTTCAAACAGTCGCTCACAGAGCAGGCAATACCTCACCCACAGTCATTTTCTGGTAAACGGTAAAAAGGTTGATATACCTTCCTATCAGGTTAAGCCGGGGGATGTTATCGAATTGAGGGAAAAGAGCCGTAATATACAATCCATGGTGGATTCGCTCGACGCGGTTGTTCGTCGTGGTATTCCCCAATGGCTTGAGACACGTAAGGATTCCCTATCCGGTCAGGTCAAAGCACTGCCAACCAGAGAAGATATTACGACTCCAATCCAGGAGCAATTGATCGTCGAATTGTACTCGAAATAG